The genomic interval GGGGATGACGGCGAGCGGGTCACGGGCGGCGAACGGGATCGCCCCTTCCGAGATACCCACCAGGCCCATGGCACCTGCGGCTTTGCCCGCCTCGATTTCGGAGGCATCGAAGATACCGAGCTTGCGACCGAGCACGGTCGCCAGCGACATGCCGAGCGGCGCCGCCGGTATGGCGCAGGCCATGGCCCCCATGAACTGGGTCTGGCCGGAGGCTATCATGCCCACCGAGAACAGGAAGGCCACCTTGTTGACCGGGCCGCCCATGTCAAAGCCCGCCATGCCCCCTAGCACTATGCCCAGCAGCACCAGGCTGCCACCGCTCATGGAGAGCAGCATGGCGTTCAGGCCGGTCATCATGTCGGCGATGGGCGCACCGATGATGAAGATGAAGACGGCGGCGATAAAGAGCGACCCGACGATGGGGGCGATCAGGATGGGCACCAGGGGCTGCACCATCTTGTGGTAGTGACGGGTGGCAATCCAGCGCACCAGATAACCGACCAAGAGGCCCGCTATGATGGCACCGATAAAGCCGGTACCGGCGTCGGCACCGTAGAAGCTGCCGTTGTTGGCGATCCAGCCGCCGATAAAGCCCGGCGCCAGGGCGGGGCGATCACCTATGGCGTAGGCGATATAGCCCGCCAGAATGGGGATCATCAGGGTGAAGGCGGCGACGCCCACGTTGAGGATCTGGTTCCACATGCTCCCTGCCGGGATCTGCATGCCGCTCGGGGTCGGGTCGCCACCGATGGCGAGCGCCAGGGCGATAAGCAGGCCCCCGGTCACCACAAAGGGGATCATGTGGGAGACGCCGTTCATCAGGTAACGGTAGAGATCCGAGCTGCCGCCGGAGCTCTTCTCCTCGCTCTTGCGCTCATCCTTGTCCGCCACATAGGCGGGGGCCTTGAGGGCCTGCTCGATGAGGCCCTTGCCATCCTTGATGGGGGCTTTCACCCCGGTCTTGATGAGCGGCTTGCCGTTGAAGCGGGCCATGTCCACCTGCTTGTCACAGGCCACGACTATGGCGCTGGCGCGGGCAATCTCGGCCGCAGTCGGGCTGTTCTTGACGCCGATGGAGCCATTGGTCTCCACCTTCACCTCGTACCCCAGCTCCTTGGCGGCGCGCTCCAGGGATTCCGCCGCCAGATAGGTGTGGGCGATCCCGGCCGGGCAGCCGGTGACGCCGATGATGAGGCCCTTGTCGGCGGCCGGGGTGGCCACTTGCGGCTCTTTCTTCTCGAGCAGCAGGGCCAGCGCATCGGTAGGCGTCTTGGCTGCCAGCAGGGCATCGATAAAGCCCTCTTCGATCAGCTTGGCGGAGAGCTCGGCCAGCACCTCGATATGGTGATTGGCGCCGCCCGCCGGGGAGGCAATCATGAAGAACAGCCGGGAGGGCATGCCATCCTCGGCGCCGTAATCGATGCCGGCGCGGCTGATGCCGATGGCCACCGCCGGGGTGCTCACCGCCGCACTCTTGGCGTGGGGCAGGGCCACGCCTTCCTCGAAGCCGGTGTTGTCCAGCTCTTCCCGGGCCCACAGGTCCTTGATGAACTGCTGCTCGTCGCTGACCTTGCCTTGGGCGACCAGCAAGCGGGTCATCTCGCTGAAGACCTCCTCCTTGCGCGTGGCCTTTAAATCGAGCGCGATCAGCTGCTCGTTGATAAGGGTGGTGATCATGGCGTTCTCCCTGCTCCCTTGATGGAGCCTGTTGGCATGCCGTGCACACGGCATGCAGACAAAATTGACACGACTATTATCGCGTCGGGGCGCAAGCAACCCTATCGGACAAATGTGCGAATGACTGGATTTTTGTGCGGTAAAATCCCGAGTGTGAGCCGGATCCCAAAGCGAGGAGTTGGGCACCATTAGCGAATTCAATTGGTTTTTACATATAAAATCATGTCGTTAGCGGGCATTTCCTTGCGGCTATATTGCTGTGGCCCTACCAGTCTGGACGAGAGATAGGAGCTTCTTCTGTAAATTTGTGAGGGGGATAGAGGGAGAAAGATGTGAGGCAGCGCACATAAATGGCTGTCATCAGGGGAGCTTGGGGGAGTGCAAGCTGGAGAAATGGGCTTGTCAGCGACTCCGGCTGTTGTTGCTTGGCGTGATAGCGATGCACTGGCCAGCCAATTACCGCCATTGCTGCCGCGACGAGAGTCACGATCAGACAGAGGCGTCCCACCGTCCGCTAAAGCAAATCCATATGAAAATCCTGCCGGATAAGTTCCGGGTTCAAGCCGAGTGGCGCCGTAATGACCAGGCTGGATATGAATTTCACAAGCAATCTGGTTCAGTTATTGGGGGACGTCTGTATTGATTCATTCTTGTATAATCCAGTTAGCTCTATTGGATTAAGTAAGGACATGCTTGAATATGGTCACTTTTCAGTTTTCCATTTCGAAATAGACATCAGGTGCCATCGAATTAAGCATCCACCTACTCCGTTGAAGGTTGTCGTGGCGTTCGAAAATTCAATATCCAAGATACGCCAATACCAGAATCAGCTTTGCTAGTCGAACCTACGATATTTATTATTTACGTGGCATCATCATCCATAGACCGCAGAGGGCGACACCCATGCCCAGCAATCGAGTGACTGAAAAGGCTTCTCGAAAAAACAACAGTCCAATAGGTAAAAGCAAGAGTGTACCTGCTGCATT from Aeromonas rivipollensis carries:
- a CDS encoding fructose-specific PTS transporter subunit EIIC, which encodes MITTLINEQLIALDLKATRKEEVFSEMTRLLVAQGKVSDEQQFIKDLWAREELDNTGFEEGVALPHAKSAAVSTPAVAIGISRAGIDYGAEDGMPSRLFFMIASPAGGANHHIEVLAELSAKLIEEGFIDALLAAKTPTDALALLLEKKEPQVATPAADKGLIIGVTGCPAGIAHTYLAAESLERAAKELGYEVKVETNGSIGVKNSPTAAEIARASAIVVACDKQVDMARFNGKPLIKTGVKAPIKDGKGLIEQALKAPAYVADKDERKSEEKSSGGSSDLYRYLMNGVSHMIPFVVTGGLLIALALAIGGDPTPSGMQIPAGSMWNQILNVGVAAFTLMIPILAGYIAYAIGDRPALAPGFIGGWIANNGSFYGADAGTGFIGAIIAGLLVGYLVRWIATRHYHKMVQPLVPILIAPIVGSLFIAAVFIFIIGAPIADMMTGLNAMLLSMSGGSLVLLGIVLGGMAGFDMGGPVNKVAFLFSVGMIASGQTQFMGAMACAIPAAPLGMSLATVLGRKLGIFDASEIEAGKAAGAMGLVGISEGAIPFAARDPLAVIPANVLGSMTAAVMAFLFGITNSVAHGGPIVALLGAVNKPLLALLCMICGAIVTGVVAVALKKLRVKKSDGVALAKAA